In Musa acuminata AAA Group cultivar baxijiao chromosome BXJ2-8, Cavendish_Baxijiao_AAA, whole genome shotgun sequence, one genomic interval encodes:
- the LOC135620166 gene encoding growth-regulating factor 1-like isoform X1, with product MLLPLPLLLPVTLSNACCCFCLFHYLSTSFLPSFLPSFARFSLLVLWGLGFGLAAVGLKQSSESRMMMGGGSRYPFTASQWQELELQALVFKYMVSGIPVPSDLILCIRRSLFMDPQALPFIPNPPTIGWGAYQLGDGRKPVDPEPGRCRRTDGKKWRCSKEAYPDSKYCERHMHRGKSRSRKPVELSLATNPTSSQFSSSNFVAAAAAAAPPPPPPPPLSLSTPQTHHFLLPCPSSSRPPAMGFSLKDDSASFCLDSSPYTVDNYRNILGFKEGVNEYPFLSEACRAGREMPCRLGSMDMSSVEETKQSFGYMQGAHPHSRICLSEEQDKEKHYFVLGADLKTDKSAKLERAEQPQNARPFHCFLDEKPQKMEDSWMSMDADLKMQLSISIPMANHDQPVAASQRYNGAVLNASSALFLTPIKTLSSHFPMVL from the exons ATGCTACTGCCGCTGCCGCTTCTGCTGCCTGTCACTCTCTCTAATGCTTGCTGCTGCTTTTGCCTCTTCCACTATCTATCCACtagcttccttccttccttccttccttccttcgctCGCTTCTCCTTGTTGGTGTTGTGGGGTTTGGGTTTTGGACTTGCAGCTGTGGGTCTGAAACAGAGCAGTGAGAGTAGGATGATGATGGGAGGGGGCAGTAGGTATCCCTTCACAGCATCCCAATGGCAAGAGCTGGAGCTTCAAGCCCTTGTCTTCAAGTACATGGTCTCAGGTATCCCCGTACCTTCTGATCTCATCCTCTGCATCAGGAGGAGTCTCTTCATGGATCCTCAAGCTCTTCCATTCATTCCCAATCCTCCCACGA TTGGATGGGGAGCTTACCAGCTGGGTGATGGAAGGAAACCAGTGGATCCGGAGCCTGGGAGGTGCAGGAGAACAGATGGGAAGAAGTGGAGGTGCTCCAAGGAGGCCTACCCAGACTCCAAGTACTGTGAGAGGCACATGCACAGGGGGAAGAGCCGTTCAAGAAAGCCTGTGGAATTGTCTTTGGCCACCAACCCAACCTCCTCACAGTTCTCTTCATCAAacttcgttgctgctgctgctgctgcggctcctcctcctcctcctcctcctcctctctcgctGTCAACACCTCAGACCCACCATTTCCTGCTTCCCTGTCCCTCCTCTTCGAGGCCTCCTGCCATGGGATTCTCACTCAAAGATGACTCTGCCAGCTTCTGTTTAGACTCTTCCCCCTACACGGTTGATAATTACAG GAACATCCTTGGATTCAAGGAGGGTGTGAATGAGTACCCTTTCCTCTCAGAAGCCTGCAGGGCCGGAAGGGAGATGCCATGCAGGTTGGGGTCAATGGACATGAGCTCTGTCGAGGAGACAAAGCAGAGTTTTGGCTACATGCAAGGCGCTCATCCCCACTCCAGAATCTGTTTGTCCGAGGAGCAAGACAAGGAGAAGCACTACTTTGTGTTGGGTGCTGATCTGAAGACGGACAAGTCTGCCAAGTTGGAGCGGGCGGAGCAACCACAGAATGCAAGGCCATTCCACTGTTTCCTTGATGAGAAGCCGCAGAAGATGGAAGACTCTTGGATGAGCATGGATGCGGACTTGAAGATGCAGCTCTCTATCTCCATTCCCATGGCAAACCACGACCAGCCGGTGGCTGCCTCTCAGCGTTACAATGGTGCAGTTCTCAATGCCTCATCTGCGTTGTTTCTCACCCCCATCAAAACGCTATCTTCTCATTTTCCAATGGTATTATGA
- the LOC135620166 gene encoding growth-regulating factor 1-like isoform X2 gives MLLPLPLLLPVTLSNACCCFCLFHYLSTSFLPSFLPSFARFSLLVLWGLGFGLAAVGLKQSSESRMMMGGGSRYPFTASQWQELELQALVFKYMVSGIPVPSDLILCIRRSLFMDPQALPFIPNPPTIGWGAYQLGDGRKPVDPEPGRCRRTDGKKWRCSKEAYPDSKYCERHMHRGKSRSRKPVELSLATNPTSSQFSSSNFVAAAAAAAPPPPPPPPLSLSTPQTHHFLLPCPSSSRPPAMGFSLKDDSASFCLDSSPYTVDNYRNILGFKEGVNEYPFLSEACRAGREMPCRLGSMDMSSVEETKQSFGYMQGAHPHSRICLSEEQDKEKHYFVLGADLKTDKSAKLERAEQPQNARPFHCFLDEKPQKMEDSWMSMDADLKMQLSISIPMANHDQPVAASQRYNDG, from the exons ATGCTACTGCCGCTGCCGCTTCTGCTGCCTGTCACTCTCTCTAATGCTTGCTGCTGCTTTTGCCTCTTCCACTATCTATCCACtagcttccttccttccttccttccttccttcgctCGCTTCTCCTTGTTGGTGTTGTGGGGTTTGGGTTTTGGACTTGCAGCTGTGGGTCTGAAACAGAGCAGTGAGAGTAGGATGATGATGGGAGGGGGCAGTAGGTATCCCTTCACAGCATCCCAATGGCAAGAGCTGGAGCTTCAAGCCCTTGTCTTCAAGTACATGGTCTCAGGTATCCCCGTACCTTCTGATCTCATCCTCTGCATCAGGAGGAGTCTCTTCATGGATCCTCAAGCTCTTCCATTCATTCCCAATCCTCCCACGA TTGGATGGGGAGCTTACCAGCTGGGTGATGGAAGGAAACCAGTGGATCCGGAGCCTGGGAGGTGCAGGAGAACAGATGGGAAGAAGTGGAGGTGCTCCAAGGAGGCCTACCCAGACTCCAAGTACTGTGAGAGGCACATGCACAGGGGGAAGAGCCGTTCAAGAAAGCCTGTGGAATTGTCTTTGGCCACCAACCCAACCTCCTCACAGTTCTCTTCATCAAacttcgttgctgctgctgctgctgcggctcctcctcctcctcctcctcctcctctctcgctGTCAACACCTCAGACCCACCATTTCCTGCTTCCCTGTCCCTCCTCTTCGAGGCCTCCTGCCATGGGATTCTCACTCAAAGATGACTCTGCCAGCTTCTGTTTAGACTCTTCCCCCTACACGGTTGATAATTACAG GAACATCCTTGGATTCAAGGAGGGTGTGAATGAGTACCCTTTCCTCTCAGAAGCCTGCAGGGCCGGAAGGGAGATGCCATGCAGGTTGGGGTCAATGGACATGAGCTCTGTCGAGGAGACAAAGCAGAGTTTTGGCTACATGCAAGGCGCTCATCCCCACTCCAGAATCTGTTTGTCCGAGGAGCAAGACAAGGAGAAGCACTACTTTGTGTTGGGTGCTGATCTGAAGACGGACAAGTCTGCCAAGTTGGAGCGGGCGGAGCAACCACAGAATGCAAGGCCATTCCACTGTTTCCTTGATGAGAAGCCGCAGAAGATGGAAGACTCTTGGATGAGCATGGATGCGGACTTGAAGATGCAGCTCTCTATCTCCATTCCCATGGCAAACCACGACCAGCCGGTGGCTGCCTCTCAGCGTTACAATG ATGGTTGA